CATTTCAGGAAAGCTCTATACCGTGCTGGCATCCAGGTCCAAACCACTAAAAATCCAGAGTTCAACCGAACTCCTTCAGCAGAATTATTCAGAAGAAACCCAAGATGCTTTGACAGATTGATTCCATGGCTGAAACGAGAATTAAAAGTCTTGTGTGGCAATCAGAGGCCACTGATTCATACCTTACTGAACTTTATCCTCAACAACATGACTCAGCATGATCTGCAGAGCAAGGACTTTGAGGACCTGCTACGGCCTCACTTGCGTCAATTCACAGCCCACTTCCTGCATGAGTTCATCAGTTTTGTGCAGTCCCCCTTCAACTTGAAGAAGTATGACTGGAATGCCTCATATGCCTGTCCTGCTTTCACGCAGGAAGATTCTAACTCTTCTGTCTCTTCCGCATCTTCAGATGTTGAGCATGATAATGAAGAGGCACCCAAAACTGATGGTGACGTAGAGGACAGGGACATAGGATGCTTGCACTCTACTTCACAGAAAGATCTAACTGATGCATTTGCTGGAACAGACGGAATATCCCACGCGAATGATGAAGGAAATGATTTGGAGGACTTGTCCAACAGTGATACCGAAAAAGGGAGACGGACACCAGACAGCTTTATGAAGATCAAGATcggtaaaaaaacacaaccagttGGATCATTATCTCACCCCCAGTCTCATCAATGCAGAGAGGAAGATGAGGGTATGGGGGAACTGCGTCCTGTCCACACCCAAAGCTCAAAGCACACTGAAGTCTCTAAGAATTCTCCAAATGTCTTAGGATCTGGAGATTACAATGCATTTagctttaatgatgatgatgttgttagCCTGGTGGCTGTGCACAACTCTGCAAAGGAAGAAGCAACCAAATGGAAAGATCTGGATTTCCCCATAGGTCACTCGAAAAGCTCATCTTCAGAGAGGCACGCAGCATTGTCTCCAGGCCGAaagggtatttttaaaaagtgcacttTGAGGGATATGGAATACAATTTTGAAGAAGCCTATTCTTCCCCCAAGGAAAAacatggaggaagaggaagagcaagGCATCCACATGAAGGAAGGCACCATTCAAACTATTCCAGGGACAAGAGACTTAgaagagagctcagaaagtccaAGTCAAGAGATATGAGCTTACTATTAAGGAGCAGCCTGCCATTAAGAAGCGAGGGCTTTGTGGCTAGAGACATAAGCAAGTCCAAGTCTCAGAGTTCAACTCACTTTAGAAAACAAAGGAGCAAAGACTATGATTATTTGAGAAACAGGGTCCCCAGTGAGCCAGGCTGGAGATACCTTTACTATAGACAAGACTGCGAGAGATACAGGTACGATGATCCATTGTATTGCAAGGGTGTGCCAGCCagagtatacagtcaaaccttccTGCCGAGCTCCAGAGAGAGATCATATTTTCCTCCAGAACGCAGAATCTCTCAAGAAAGTTTCACTAAAGGCTGGTATGATTGTTCAGAGAGATGCAGGAGCGCAGGAAGACCCAGAGGCAGGTTTGCTGTAGTAGGGCAGGAGAGAGGGCCCTACGATAAACTTGGCGGGAAAAGGAGGCACAAATTGCATCACGTGGAGTCTTCCCATTCAAGGGGAGGGCCAAAGTATTTCCCGAAGGATCTGAATAGCTAAAGGCATCTTTGCAGATCTCAGGGCAACACCAATAGCCCAAAAGAAAGCTATGAAGGGAAGGCTGCAGAAGTAACAGCTGAACATTAACAAGGACAAATACATAAAATAGTGGGAGGCAACAGGCTCATAAAAAGAGAGGCAGAAAAGAGAAGCCTAAACGGAAAACAATGTGTTGTTATTCTCCAAGTGTGAATCTTGCCTAATtggaacaaaataaatgtttcataTATATGTACTCATGTGTGCATGTGGTTCAATGTCCATCACAAACCTTCTCAGGGTTTGGGggcagataattttttttaaataaaccacaCATAAAGCAAAAAATATCAAATTAAATTGCAATGAACATATGCTTGCTTAAAACTGTCAATTGTACTCCATTTGGAAAGTGTTAGGCTCAAGTTTTAATTGACCTCTTGGAAAAGGGTCTTCCTCGTAGTGGGGCAGTCTCTAGCCCTTTAAACATGTGTGACTTGGAATCACAGGAGGGGAACATGGGGTCATCCACCTTTCCATCCCTTCTATGTTCCACACTTTGGGCTGAGTGGTCTCCTGGGGGTCACATGTCACTGGTGGGTGGACCCATAggtaaagtgggtggagcaatgaatacaGAATTTTGCTTGTGTACAATAGGCTGTATTGGACACCCCTCTCTATCTTCCAggcttccaggcaagcaagaggcattatcaaagttcaaggaaacattccaTCCGGACAAAAGCATTTGTGTGGCAAAGCAGGGTCAGTGAGAGGCATGGCCTGGGGTGAATTCTGAGGGCCTGATTGAGAGGTGTGGAAGGCCATATTTGGCTCTTGGACCTTTTGTTCCTATCTTTAAGTGTTCTGTTTCCAGGAGCAGCCAACCAGATCATTGGGGAAGCTTGCAAAGAATGGATGGTTTTTGTCCCCCAAACCTGATAGTCACAAGTGTGTTTTCTCCTGTAGACATTAAAGTTCCACTTTGCTACCATGGTTCACATCCACCAAAGCTAAGTGGAACTTCCATATGCAGAGAACAAATAACTCTGAATACAGAGGCACACTCAGCAAGTTTATTCCATCATTTTCCCATTTAGCAAAAGTGGCATGGCTTGTATTGCTGGGGTGAGTTTATCATGTGGCTAAAAGCCAAAGGTACCCATGTCTTCATGTTGTGATAGCTTTCACTTAAAGTTGTATCTTGGGGAAACTGCCAAAGGTCCCACTTTCAATTTCTAGCATTTGTAGgtagagatgggggtggggagattcagtctaaaatcctggagagagcCTGTCAATCAATGTGGACAGGACTGCACCAGATTGAtcaagcagaaggcagcttcctaagttccttTGTAATGCAGGTACCATGATGTTTCCTGGTCAACTGTTTCCACCCTAAAGCGGAGTTTGTTCCATTCGCCTGAGTTTGGCTGATTTCAAGCAGAATGTTTATGAGAACAGAACTTTGTGGATTTTGATAACTAGTTCTCATGATGCATATAATTCGAATTAGCGATTGGCGGTTTCTTTTTGAGCATTATCATTAAACCCATCAATTTTTAATCAAGAAATGTTCACTTTATTCCCTGTGTAATTCTGAGATAACAGTAAGGAGAGCAGGATTTAGCATAGTTCCTCTGCTAACTAATGTGCTTTTCTTAATCATCTGTAATTAACTTTTAACAGCTACTACtttaattttaaattaaaggCTTATTTGTAGCAGTCCATTTGACATGTAAACATTTTCTCACTTCAATGGCCCTCCATCTCAATGAGCTTTACATTAAACTCCCTGTTGCTAAAGTATTCCAACTTAGGTGACAAAGCTAGAAACTCCTCCTTCTGGAGTCCTCTTCAGACGTTCAAGGCTCAAGAGATGAAAGGGAGAGTAGAGATGAGTCTACTTCCACCACCAGTTTCATCACCTTTTGTTTGGAACCCTGGGAAGATCAAGGTTCTACATTGTGCTGAGAACATCCAGGGGATGAGATGGCCCCTTGCTACAGGTCAAGGACACTATctcctagagcagtgtttctcaacctgtgggtccccagatgttgttggactacaactcccatcatacctagccagcatgaccagtggtcagggatgatgggagttgtagtccaacaacatctggggacccacaggttgacaaCCGCTGTCCTAGAGGCAGAGTcctttttgggggcccccaatatttttggGAGGGAGCCAGTCCCCCCAATTTtcatagggggcagaggaggccaagAATGGAGCTGGGACCAGTGCAGCTTCAGtggccagctccttctcctcctcctcctgccacagaGAGGAAGGAGTGGGAAAGCAGTTCCTcgctggtggtggcagcagcaggaggagctggcgGCCACTGAAACCATGCTGTTGATGTGTTTGGCTCCTCCCCTTGGCTCTCCAGTGTCCTGACATCATGTGCGCAATGTCGGGACGCCATGCACACGATGTCACGCATGTGATGTCAGTCCCCCCATTCTTCCTCAGAAGTTGGTGCCTCTGCTGTAGATGTTCAGCTCTCTATCTCAAGGGTGATGGTGATGGCAGGGACAGGGACTGAGGGAGTGGAACTAATGTGCTCATCTCCCTTATGCATTTCTAATAACTTGAAAATTGAATGCCCAGACTGGACTTCACATTGATTCTCCCACACATGGAGGGGGGACGACACCTCACCATAATGTGATACCTACAACTTTCCTGCCAATGTGTCATATAAATTAACTACCACACTTGTAGTAAATGGTCCCATTTGTCCTCAACCGCTAGATTATGATTTCCAGGGGTGTCCTATGTGATTTTGTTGATGGGTAACATTTCagtatagggatgcaggtggcgctgtgggttaaaccacagtgcctaggacttgccaatcagaaggtcggcggtttgaatccctgcgacggggtgagctactgttgctcggtccctgctcctgccaacccagcagttagaaagcacgtcaaagtgcaagtagacaaataggtactgctccggcggcaaggtaaatggcatttccgtgtgctgctctggttcgccagaagtggcttagtcatgctgaccacatgacccggaagctgtctgcggacaaatgccggctccctcggcctatagagcgagatgagtgcgcaacctcagagtcggtcacgactggacctaatggtcagggatccctttaccttttatcatttCAGTAGAAGTGGTTATCCAGTTGCTGTGGAGGCACAACGGAGGTGGACCACTGTTGCTTTGGGGCAAGGTAGTGAGGAGGTAGTTGCAGTGCAAACACGTGGGCAGGAGCACTGGAATGGCTCTACAGTGCAATGCTTGCACTACAGTGCAATGCTTGCATTGCACTGACCTCCCTGCCCCACTCCATATCCAAAGCAgcatactattttttttaataaaaaatatagtaCATAAAAAATATAGTAcataaaaaatcaaaatcaagtaAAATGTAATGGGATCGAAATACACCAATCTAAGACTCCAGCTAAGAatcttattcatttattaatgGATTTGCTAGCTTGCATGCaatcaacaaaaataaaaatatttcagcaaAATGAACACGTATTATTTTAATGAATAATTAGCCTCAAATAAAACCTTCACCATCTGTTCCACTTGCGGATTAGGACAGCTAAGAGAAATATATTTCAGAAGTAGATTGGCTAATTAGGTAAAGTGACTGGGAAACAGGGGATTTACTTGCTATTTTCAGAGGTGCCAAAGGATTAACAGTCGGTTTAGAGGGAGGATTGGCTTCCCGTAAATGAATTTGATGCTACTTTTGCATTATttatggaaaataaatacaaacttGGCTCTCTTTCTTGAAAAAGAAAGGTCTTCACATGATTCCTCCCGCCccataaatgaacaaacaaacaaacaaacacataaacaaccCTCTTTGAGATATAACAGTTCTGTGGCTGGCAGCATGTCTGTTTTCAGTGCCAGGCTCAATACTTTGCAACCAATGCTATTTTTTTctgggaaaagaggtgccagaactcccttgttctcttataatggcaatggtgcccacctgagaggtgctgtacctgagttccagtgagttccagctgaaataaAGCCTTGATAGCATCCATGTTGTCTTGGGCTGCTGGGATGGGATTTATACTGATTGCAGGAAGGTCTGTGGTGGAGCTGGTGTATAAGAAGCCATTGATAGCAGGGTATGCACACATACTCATGTCTCTCCACTTTACACCCTTTTACACCCTTTGCCTCTGAACACAAGAACAGAGCTTATCTTGTTGCGCTAAATTAATTGCAAAATGCAACTTTGCCGGGTGCGAGGCTGAGTGGTTTTCTCTCTTCTACTAATGCCgctaacaaaaacataaaataaagctGTCTGATTTCAGCTCAGCTCTgcagcttcttttttctttttaagggaaaaaaaaagatttaattgAAATGTTCTTCTTAAATGTACAACTGTTTCACCTCAAAACTTAAATACATTTCAGAGCTTCCCAGAGCACTGAATACACCAACGGGCACACAAACACAGAACTCATTTGTACGACCATTCACATCAACATCTGAATGATAATAGAGGTTGATGAAAACATTTTGATGTAGAAAAGTAAAGCAAATGGAGTGATAAAGAGAATTAAATGCAGCCAAATTAAGCGGCATCAAATCCATGCCATTAAAACTGAATAGAGGCTGGCTAAATTGTAGTGAATGGTACATATCAAAGGAGAGGAGTATGAGTCCCCCAcactttaattaaaaataaaagagttTCAGAGTTAAACTGAATTTTAATTCTGTTCATTAGTATTGGCTGCCTAGTGACTCACTTTCAAGTATTCCAGGAAACCTTGGAGGAATTCTTCTGGCTAAGCTTAAGGAGAAGCTTGACACAAACTAGGCACCTTATTGAGTCATAGGAATGGATGGATCCATCAGTTTTGATTTCTTTCAGTCATGAAGGAACACATCCCACACCCAGCGGGTACTACACCCAGTTCCTCATAGCATAATATATGTTGATAAGGCGTATGGTCCACTAGACTTCCATAAGTCATCAGTGCCACCAAAATGTGATTGTTCAATGGCTCTTTAAAGTCCAGGTTTCACAAGGAGGTTATTGGGTGTGTTCTTTATATATACACCATGGAAGCTTCAGTCAAGTGGTTAAGCTCACCATGTGAAACAGTTGCTCAGCAGACTTCACTTTTACTtggcacacacaaacatacactctATATACAGTTATAAGTTGGCAGCCCTCTCTGATCCCAGAGAGGGTTCTCTGCTTTCAGGTTCTTGCTCTTTCAAAGTCGACTGTAAGTCCTGAGTTCAGCTGCTTTCAAAGTCTTTGCAGTTCCTTGCAAAGTGCTCCATTTTCTTCTAATCAGTCCTCTCTGCTCAGATCTCCCACATTTTATCAGCACTGAATGCTGTAATTTTAAGCTCCTTATCTACAAAGGGGCTGCATGTGAATTCTGcccagccacagagataagataGCTACCAGATTCAGACAGTTGCATTGTGGGGAATGAGTCAGCACTACCCACTCATGTGAAATCAACCCATTAAACACTTTCCTTAACAGAGGTAAGGTCTCTCTTTGACATTCTTTGGAGAGACCTACTGGTGACCCATTTGAAGCTGAAATTATCTACTTgcaaaaaatttgtaatccaGTATCTGTTAAGGGATGACATACCCAAAACTACTGAGATTGTTTCAGGATATTTAGCCAAGATTTTTAAAGTCAAATTTAAAACTACTTAATTTTACTTAATGGTGGATACTGAGTCTTTTATAAGCTTTATGTGTTTAATATGTCTGAATTACCAAAGTTTTAtggatgtttctctctctctctctctctctctctctttctctctcattattattattttattgtctgAATTATGCCAgtaaaggctgaatgaatgaacaGAAGCAAAATGAGGATATAAACCTGTGTTTGGATTGTATCATTTCTAATCAGAAAACTAGCATGTGAGGGAGAAGGCTAGAATAGAAGTGTTTTTCATCCtttgctccccagatgttgttggactacaaccttcATCATCCataaccagcatggccaaggatgatgggagctgaggcCCAACAATGCCTGGGGACTTGAGGCTGAAGAACACTGGAAAGAAACCTCTTTTCCCTGAAATCTAGTTTTATACTAGTGAGACTTTTCTTTATGGAGGAGCAGCAATTCATGAGAGATCAAGAACTCCCTTCTTTTCCCCTGCGACTACAGCCTTCCACAGGGAGGTAAGGCATCAAACCTCTTCACTGTGTAATATAGCAGGTTCATAGGAGTGTCTTGCAACAAGGGGCTGGGCAAAGTGGTtgttgtgttgttgcttttttagttctgtatttaataatgagtttaattaattaattaattaattgatgcaTTGAAAGATGTTCCAATTTACCATGAAAATAACTTTTGCTTGCAGCTAACTCATAGGTAGCACTGGATGGGATTGAGGAAAGAGGCAACTCTCGACAGTGAGTGGATGCATGGAGAGGAGATCAAGCCTTCAAAGATTATTCGGCAGGGAAGGCTTtccaaagccttctgtttacctGCAAGCAATTTCTGTACATATAATTTGTGTCTGTTTTGTTTCTCCAAACTGAAGGTGCCAGTTTATCTCTATAAGACAGCTGTGTGGGAAATAAAGCAGCAACAACCGTTCCACCAAAATAAATTTCCCCACATTGCATCATGGGAGGACCTAAGCCTGGCTGGAACAACTTGTGACCTACCGAGATGGATCCAGACCATCAGCCATCTCCCATAGACTGCCAGATGCCTGACAGCCATTTGTTTCCAGGCGCCAACAACAGTGAGGTGTTTATTGGGCTACTTGTGGATCACCATACATTAGGGTTGCCACACAAGCAGTGTACAGGAGGAAATGACCAGGAAAATCAGGATGTACAGTAACCCATGTCAGAATGCGAATTTCCTAAAAAATAtgggccatagattatttaatagccataggcctgggaaaagaggaatgcttttgtctggtgtctaaagacatgtaatgaagctttctggggagaacattccacaatggggagccaccacagaaaaggtctctTGTTGCCACCTTCTGAACCTCTCTGGGAGCGGAGAGAtagagaagggtctcagatgacaAGTGCAAGGTCTCCCTCTCAGGAACTGGTAGTGATCCTGGTAATATGAAGCCAGTTAAGCAGACCTGCCCAACCAACAGCTACTGTCTTGAGCACAAATATTGTATAGAAATAAACCAATTTGATTATGGCTATCCTAGactgcttttcttcttccttccgtCTTTCTTAGattaaaaattattaattttaCCTTAAATCATAATTTTCTTTCTCTAGGCAAATCCTTCTGGATTTTTGTTCTGTGTTTCACTGTCTTATGTTTTCTCTTTGCTCTTTTCTTGGTTTTGATCTAATCTCATTAACCACTCCTTTGGTTTCTTTTAATGGCTTGCTTTCCCGAGCCCCATTCTGCTATCGGTGTCTCTCAACGTTCtgctttcaaatatattttcttcCCTTCAGTTTCATTATTTCTTCATTTGTATCGATTTTAGGCAAGGTATATTGAGTTGCATTGTTGTATCTTTAAATTCCACCTCTTTCTTCTTCTGTCCTTCAAAATGTATAAGTACTACCTGATGGCTATTTCATCATGGTTGTCTCACCATAAACCAAAGATCAATATGCAGAAAACTGAACAGATTCATTTTTCTTCCTAAACCTTCTCTGTCTTCTTCTGTCTGACTATAGTGCTTCTCTCTGCCATAGTCTCTGCAGCAAGTCTGCAGTTCTGCAATTATTTTCGACACTTTCTTTTGCTCCTCATTTCTGCTCTTGTTAAAAACGTATCAACTTTTCCTTCCTCATAATTCCAATAGCCATTCCTTTTGAAGCATTGATTCTGCTACGGCTGCAAACATAATGTGTGTGCACGGGGAGCAGACAAGTATGATTCTACCAAAATATTCAATGCCCTTGCTGGGCTTGAGCCGGCAAAGCAGGAGGTTGGAAAAATGCAGTTCATTCTTCTATTTGtttcctgcatttatttattttttaaaaaagttccacTCCCATTAGAAATATTTGAATTTCTGGACATGCTGGTAGACTGGGGAGGCTTTGGAGCTTTCAGGGTTTTAACCAATGAAGTTGTCTCATTAGTGCAAGGACTTTCACCtttgcaatgggacttccttcccaTCTCTTCTTCCCCTGAGTCCCCCCTCACCCTCCCAAACCTGTTTTGGGATTTCCTCCATACCTACGGAGCAGATTTATAGAGGTAcaggggaagggagaggaagcATTGTTCTGCAGGGAGAAGTCCTTATGCTAGCAGAATTTCATTGGCTACAACTCTCAGTTCCAAGCCACTTCCCAGAACACCCCCAGAATGTCCCCTTTGTAGCCTACCAATGTTGGAGCTTGGATGTTGGTTGGGTCAGAACTTCAGAGAAACTAATGGCAGAGTGGGATGGTCCAATATTGGATCTCTCTCTTTGATGCTGGAGTTCTCCCTCCTAAATTGGAGACTGAGATCTGATCTGAATTGTTaatcaaccaaccaatcaatcaatcaatcaatcaaatttgcataccaccctttattcatagatctcagggcggtttgcaACAATTGAATGTTGGAGAGACCAAGAAAAAGCTTTTATTTAAGATTCTCCTTGTTGGCAAATACTACACAGGTAGCATAGAAGGAGCGATTAGGCTTAACTAGAATGATCTAAAATCAGACATTTGCCTGGACATTTAGATTTCATAAATACACACATGCCATTCAGTTTAACCTAGTGCTCGAATTACAGTTGGGGACAGAGAGTGTCTGGCCCCAGCCCCCTATCTTTCATGATGCccctcagctactgaagatgGGCTTGATCTGGCTACAATGCAGGATGGGGAAGTATGGCAGATGGGGGTGGCAGCAGCCTCCTGTTAAAACACATCCCCTTCAGCAGATGTCCTCTGGCATATAGCCCCCAGGATGACTTCCTTGGGAATGTAAGTCTGTATTCAGGGCAGGGTTTGGACACAAGCAGTAATCCCCAAATGCCACCTCATTTGCACGTAGAGAACTGGGTGTGGCTGCTTTGGTTCCATTTTGGGGGCCAAGAGTTGATGCCTAAAATGGTTTGTGGGCAGGCAAGGGAATTTGTGCTAAGTATCTTCTCAGACATACTCTGGGAAGGAAGATAGTAGCAGTCTGAGCTCTGCGGTTGCTGTTGTGTTACCAGAAGGCCAGAGTAAGGTATCTCTTTGCCACCATATAAgctcttccttccccacccctccaaatTTTGTGCCATCCTCTTCCCTCCCGCTTCAGGATTCAGCCAAGCTGCCCCCACTCAAATCAGGAGACTATCAAAAGAAAAATGGGGGCAACCCAATCCTAATTCAGTCTCTTATTATTTGCAGAACTGATTGTTTGAGTAATCTTTCATTTAGTGTTCTCATTTATTCTCTTAAGCCTTTAATATCTCTCTCAATGGGATTCTCCTGttctcttcattttcttttccttatGGGTTGATTGTCTTTCCCCTTTATATATTGATTTGTATCAACTGTCTTCCTTATCAAATTCCACCtagcttttcctttccttttttctttttgcaaagggcCCAAGCCTGCAATCCCaaccccacttatctgggagcaaaccctattgaattcagtatggcttacttctgaacagacacAATTAGGGTTGTGCTGTTCATTCTTATGACTTTGTacctctgttttcttcttctctgtatCGCTACTCTTGAAATCTGAAGGTTCTTTTTCATCCTCACCTCTCACATGCTGCTATTTGGATCACTTCTTTTTATCTCTGTTCTGTATGCCCAGAACATCCTTTCAGCATTGATCCAACTGGTCTATTCCTTTATTTAAGAAGTTACTGGGGAAACTCATATTTTAACCCTTGCTTTTCTTTCATGATTATCATGATTAATGTTTGACAGCTACAATCTTTCTTCCCTCTAAATTCCCTTTCCTTGTATGTTGTGTTTTATTAGATCGTATGTCTGTTGGCAGAGCCATGTCTCTTTAATTTTTGTATGGTGCTAATACACATTGCATTGCAGAAGGATTTCAATGATGATGGTTGACAATGTTCCATTTGTCCTATGTATAagggatgggagggagggggaaaacacctCACATAAAGAGGAGAAATAAGAGAAATGGCTCTGTTGTTTACTGATGCAAAACTCTTTATTGTAGTTCAATGTGTTTCAAGGAAAAACACTCATTTGAGAGGACTGGAATGAGCCATGGCATTTAAACCACAGTAGAATCTGAGTTCTGTGGAATCTAGCAGTTGACAGATACCCTAGGGCCTGCAGTTCTCTGGGGATGCATAGCAGAGTGAAATAGTTTCATCCAGGCTTAATTCACTAGgttgaccaaggcagtttcagtcccaaacCCAAACCAAATTGATCAAATGTTATAACTGATTTTATTACTGTATTCTTACTTCTGTATGTAGCTGGCTTTAGGACCTTATGGTTAAGGACGGGTAAGGCATCTAATTAAATAATGATACTAACAaagtttttattcatttgttgcaGTGTTGCATTTCAATCTTAATAGCAGTGCTGAATTTCACACGTGCAAAGGAGCGGTCTGTT
This portion of the Podarcis raffonei isolate rPodRaf1 chromosome 17, rPodRaf1.pri, whole genome shotgun sequence genome encodes:
- the LOC128404816 gene encoding E3 ubiquitin-protein ligase Topors-like, translated to MLSPWEREQSAETKYLLRNNNLEEIMRPPNKECKPRTGLRPSSGGSLGRRMPTDTAKNSKCAMCLERIRDPTYLNPCNHRFCFDCIQKWSRKKAICPLCKEHFYSFFHTVNTRGALCEYVLPLKGASLSGCGEGHPSASTQRPASPPDNGILDEEVKGTQSQREKDLYQLMKQFTVTKKHANIEVISLGKFKTQAVIHFRKALYRAGIQVQTTKNPEFNRTPSAELFRRNPRCFDRLIPWLKRELKVLCGNQRPLIHTLLNFILNNMTQHDLQSKDFEDLLRPHLRQFTAHFLHEFISFVQSPFNLKKYDWNASYACPAFTQEDSNSSVSSASSDVEHDNEEAPKTDGDVEDRDIGCLHSTSQKDLTDAFAGTDGISHANDEGNDLEDLSNSDTEKGRRTPDSFMKIKIGKKTQPVGSLSHPQSHQCREEDEGMGELRPVHTQSSKHTEVSKNSPNVLGSGDYNAFSFNDDDVVSLVAVHNSAKEEATKWKDLDFPIGHSKSSSSERHAALSPGRKGIFKKCTLRDMEYNFEEAYSSPKEKHGGRGRARHPHEGRHHSNYSRDKRLRRELRKSKSRDMSLLLRSSLPLRSEGFVARDISKSKSQSSTHFRKQRSKDYDYLRNRVPSEPGWRYLYYRQDCERYRYDDPLYCKGVPARVYSQTFLPSSRERSYFPPERRISQESFTKGWYDCSERCRSAGRPRGRFAVVGQERGPYDKLGGKRRHKLHHVESSHSRGGPKYFPKDLNS